Genomic DNA from bacterium:
TGGCTTTCAGCGCCGCATCGTATGCCACCACACGGCTGAAGATCTTCTCCGGCTGGCGGACGGGATCGCGCCCGAACGTTGTGGGAATGGACGGTGCAAATGGCTTCCCGGGTGTGCGTTTCGACTCCACGAAGGTTAGCTCCCGGTTGGCCGGAAAACTGCCCAACTGCTGGACGTTTGATGTGCAGGGCCAGGACATCGTGACCGGCCTCATGGCCGTGTCCGATTCGACGTCCAACCCCCGCTATCACCGGCCGTCGGCGTACATTTACAACCTGAGCTTCCGCATTGCCGTGTATGGGGTTCCGCTCTATTTCTGTTTTGACAGCGACGTGCAGAACCTCTTCTACAACCCGAATGATCCGACGCATAGCGTGCTGACGATCATGACACAAGGTCTGCAACCGGCCATGTGAGGCTGAATCAGAGGCAATTTTCTCAAGAACCCGCAGGAACATGGCGGGTTCTGTTTTTTAGACAGATGAGTCGTAAGTATAACCGATTGATAATTAAGCATCGTGACCCACCGATGCAAACCGTATCCGCGAAACTGCACTCTTTGCAATTGTAGAGTGCCTTATGTATATTTTTTTGTCGGCCTTAGGATAGCCGAAGGCATAACATTTGCAGCATCACGCATTGAACAAGGCGGGACCTTGGGCTGAAACTAAAAGGAGAACGTATGAAGACGGTTGTTCGAAATGTTGTGATCCTCGCACTGTGTATTCTGGCGTTGACCACCCTTGCGGCGGCGGCGGACCAGGCGGGATCACACATGATTACGCGCCAGCACAACGGCGCTGCGGAATCGTGGATCCAGACCGTGGATCCGGCGGTTCCTTGGACATTGAACGCCACGGCTTACCCCGGTCATGCCGGTGGACGCCGCGCGCTCGATGAGACGGGGCAGATGCTGTGGGAAACTTCTCATCCCACAGGCCTGATGGACAACGTGGCGTTATCCGATGACGGATCCGTCGTGGCCATTGGCGTGACTCTTAACGAGTTTCAATTGCAGGTATACGACGGCGTAAGCGGCTCGATGGTCTACAGCAAGGCCGGAGTCGACGGTGCGGGATCCGTGGCCGTGTCCGGCGCGGGTGACGTTATTGCCTATGCCAATGGGCATTCTTTGTACCTGATGTCGGCAACGGATTCCGTGCCGATCTGGACCGCGGACATGGGCACGCAGGCGCTGGCGGTGGTCGGCATGTCGCGTCAGGGCGATCACATTGTCGCCTGCGAAGCGCAGACCACCCAGAATCAGGACAGCGTCCGCGTTTGGGCTTTCGAGCGGGCGTCCTCCACGCCGCTCTGGACGCACGCGTTCCCGATCGCCGCGGTTGGCGGCTGGTACGGCGTGAGGTTCTCCAGCGATGGATCCCGCGTCGTAGTGACGGGAAATGCGCGGATCTGGGTGTACGACCCGACCTCCGGCGCGCTGGTCTGGACAGTGGAAGCGAACAATACCCAGTATCCGGCAGAAATTTCCGGCAATGGCCGTGTGATTACGACCGGCAGCAACGGCGGCACGTTCCGCGTGTTTGGCTGGGATACGGGTGCAAACACCTACGTGATGCTGTTCCGCTATGCCTTTACGGGCGGTTCGTCCAACTGGGCGACGGCATCGGCCGTGTCCGGTGACGGCTCGACCGTGGCTTGCGGTTCGCTGCAGTTCATCGGCGCCGGTTATGCCGGTTACGTGGCCGTGTTTGACACCTACGGCGGGGGCATACCGATTTATCTGTCGCCGACAATGTATGACCTCGTCGCCGATGTCGCGATTTCCGACGACGGTCTGACGATTGCGGCTTCCTCTTGGGGCGATTTCGCCAATCCGGCGAACCCCAATATTCTGGTGATGGACAAGTACAATCCGACTCCGTTCTTCAGCTATGCGCATCCGGGATCTCCCAATGCCATCGCGATCAATCCGACCGGAACGCGCGTCGTTGCGGGCGGCAAGGCTGTGCACAACCGCCAGTTCGGCAACGGCGGCCATGCCTACCTGTTCTCGGCGGATCTTGAAGGCGGCACGGTGACGGGTACGGTGACGGTCAACCATTCGCCGGTCTCTGCCGGTGTTATCGTGGAAGCCGTGGGCCAGCACCGCATGGCGCTGACCAACGATGCGGGCGAGTACTACATTTATAACGTTCCCGCCGGAACCCACACGATCTCGGCGCACAAGCTGGGCTTCACCAGCGCGACGGTCTCGGACGTGGTGGTGACGGATGGCGGCACGGTCGCTGACATAAACTTCACGCTGGATACCGTCGGCGTGGCTCCGGCCAACCTCTCGGCGTCGCAGGCGCAGCTTACCAGCGTCCACCTCGCATGGAATCCGATGACGCTGCGCGGACACCAGCAGCGCGATTTCGATCATCGTCTGGCTGTCGGCGACGAGCCGCTGGACCCGACCCGCGGACCGGTGGCTTCGGCCAAGTCCGGCCCGAAAAACGCCACCAAGAGCGGCTGGCAGAATGCCCGCCATTCCGCACTGGATGACGCTCTGGACGAACCGGACTCGATCCGCGTCTGGCGCGGCACGACACAGGGTGGACCGTATGTCCCCGTAGCGACCATTGATGGCGCCTCCGTTGCCTACGACGACAGCTTCCACGTGTTCCCCACGATCAACTACTATTATGTGACGACCGCGATCTACCCCACCGGGGAGAGCGTCTATTCCAACGAAGCACAGGGCCGTCTTGACGCGTCCTATCTCGTGTACAATCCCACAGTCCCCCCGCTGACCACGGCCGTGACCTTTGACGGTGTGCTGTCCCCGAACGAATGGGCGGATGCCATTCGCATCGACGCGTCGGACGTCTTCGGTTATGACGGTCCCAATCCGCCGCACTCGGTCTACCTCTATATGAAGTACGACGACACGACGGACAAGCTGCTCATCGCCTGCGAAGACCACAACCAGGCCACGCTGGATGACGGCGAAGGCTTTGGTATCTATGTGGACGACGACAACAACAACGCCTGGAGCTACAACAACGTCGGCTCCGAAGGCAACTACTGGGCCTACTATTACAGCTCGGGCGCGACGCTGCGTTATCGTTCGCTCTCCGGTGGCCCCTACGGCTCCAACTACTACGTGTTCCCGAACCCGCAGATCGGTTTCTCCGCGGCGGCCGGCTATGTAACCGGTGAAGTGGCGATCCCCATGGGATTCCATCAGCCCTATGAAATCGCGCTGTACGGCCCGAACCGGACGGCAGGTATCGGTTTCTTCATCACCAATCGTCAGGGCGGCGGCACATTGTTCGACGGCTGGTGGCCGCAGAATATGCCGACCGTCGTATCGAACCCGGATTACTTCGGCAACTGCTCGATTCAGGCGACTCTGTTTGTTCCGCCGGTTCCGCCGAGCGCTATCAGCGTTGCAGCGTCCGGCCCGAACCTGCGCATTTCCTGGACCGATCCGACGACGGGCATTGACAGCCTTCCGCTGCACCAGCAGCTCGACGGCGTCAATATCTACCGCAACGGCGAGTTCCTCGACGTGGTAGCTCCCGGAACGCAAACCTACCTCGACGCGGACGTCGTGTTCGGCGCGTGGTATGAGTATTCGCTGGCGGGCTTCATTCCCGAAGCCGACAGCAGCTTCGTCGGACCGCATTCGCTGCCCGTGGGCGGCTTTGCCGGCACCGAGCCTCCGGCCATCCAGAATCTCGTGCAGGATGACGGCGTGTTCGACACGTGGACCTACGTGACGTATCCCGATGACGGCAACCGCATGGGTGAGAAGTTCGGCATGCCGGCCACTCACTCCAAGGTGTACACCATCGAACTCTACTTCAACAACACTCATCCCATCGGCGTCGGCATCAATTCCAACGATGCCAGCATTCCGGGCGATGCGCTGGCCGGACCGTACACGATTACGCCTCCGGTGGCCAACCAGTTCTTCACGTTCCACATTCCGGGTCTCGATCAGCCTACCGTTCAGTCCCTCGATTCCTTCTGGGTGACGCTGAACTGGCAGCCCGATTCTCCGCTCGATCCGTATATGGGCGTGGACAACACGCAGCCGATTCAGGGCCAGAGCTACTACTACACGAACACATCCAACTGGATGCCGATCGCGTGGGGCAACTGCATGATTCGCGCGGGCGTCGGCGATGCTCTGATCAACGGCACGAAGGGCGACGGCACTCCGGCAGTGGCGCATCAGTTCCGTCTGATGACCAACTATCCGAATCCGTTCAACCCGGAGACGATGATACCGTTCGAACTGGCGGAATCCGGCCAGGCGTCCCTGACCATTTACAACGTGATGGGCCAGAAGGTTGCCACGCTGATCAGCGGTGTGCAGCAGGCGGGTTATCACGTGGTGCAGTGGAAGGGGCATGATGATCTGGGCAGTTCCGTCGCCAGCGGCGTCTACCTGATGCGCCTCGAAGCGGGCAACCACGTCGCGACGCAGAAGATCATGCTGCTTCGCTAATCATCTGCAGGTAACTCAGAGGGCTGAGGGATAAGGGATGAACAAGATCCCTTGGCCTCAGCCCTCTTCTCTTTTCAGGTCGACGGCAACCTATTCTGCGAAAGGCCCCATGAAAACATCCTTGCCGCCCTTTGTGCATTCCTTTCCGGCCCCGGCGGTGCTGGTAGGATGCGGAACCGTGGACCGGCCCAATCTGATTACGATCTCCTGGTTTGGAACGGTCTGCTCCGAGCCGCCGATGATCAGCATCTCCATCCGTCAGTCGCGGCACAGTTACCGTCTTGTGCATGAGAGCCGGGAGTTCACGGTGAATATCCCGCGGGCCAGCGATCTGAAAGCGGTGCATTACTGTGGCGCGGTTTCCGGCAGAAGCCTCAACAAGTTCGACGAGCTGGGCCTCACGGCGGTGCCTTGCCCGCCGCTGGAAAACGCGCCGATGATCGCCGAGTTCTTTCTCGTCCTCGCCTGTCAGGTGAAACATGAGATTCACCTCGGCTCGCACCACATGTTCATTGCCGACGTCGTCGGCATACACGGAGAACGGCAGGCAGGTGATTTGCCGCACAGACCGCAACTCCGCCCCCTCGAGCAGATTGCCTATCTGGACGGCAAGTATTGGGGCCTGAAAGCCATTGAGCAAAGTCCGCTTAAGAAGGGTTGAAAAGAAGATAAACGAACAGCCGGCTTGAAAGGCCGGCTGTTTTGTATGGACACATTGAACATATGGATAGGTTATCATGGATATTCCGGTCAGAATATCCAGCAAATTTGTGGATGGATTCTTGCTTCGTGAACGAGAGTATCCTGTGCGGTCAGTTGCCCTACGGCAACCTCGTACACTAAAAACTTAATAGGTAAGACTTTATGGGTGCGTTGCGACGGTGGGTTACGCAGTGGGCGGACAAAGAAGGTTTCCGGCCAATGATCATTTTGTGGCTGGGGGTCAGTGTGACTTTGCTGTTCTTTGTCGCGGCTGGAGTGAGCGTTTGGAAAGCGAACTTCAGCATGATCCACGCCGAAGCCAGTGCGAGTGCCTTGCATGATCAGCTAAGGAGCCTAAGCTCCGACCACGAGCGGCGCTCCAATCTTCTCATGGATGCGGTGGAACAGCGTGATACCGTGTCCTGGGCAGATACCCCGCCGGATATGGCGATTGGTGTGATCGGCGCGCTGACGTTGATGGATGCGAGCACAGCCCTTACTTCGGCACGCAGCTACGTTGCGCCACTTCGGCTGGCAGCCGTACAGCTGCTTCACATGCAGGACACTGCCGTGCGTCTGCTCGGCAGCGGGAACTATGCTGCGGCACGCACGCTCATGGAGAGTGCGGCGTATGTCGCCGAGTGCCGCACTCTGCATGAGAACGTGCGCGCCATCATGCGCATCGCGAACGCACAAACGGATCGCGCCAACCGGATTTTTACGGCGCACCTGATGTGGATCAGCGTGGTCGCCAGCATCTTCTTCCTGGCGTTGACTACCGCCTGGCTGGCCGTAATGCGCCTGATGAGCAGCCATCTCGATGTGCGCAAAAAAACGGAAGCGGACCTGCGGGAGAGTGAGGAGAAGTACCGCACGCTGATCGACGCGCTGCCGCAGGCTGTGCTGATCGCCAAGGACGGGATCTTTGTCTTCTGCAATCCGCGTGCCGCCGTCATCTTAGGCGCTACCGGCGCCGGGAGTCTGATCGGCCTTCCCGCGGAAACGATTGTCCGTGAAGAAGACCGGGAGGGGCTGCTGGCGAACGTTGCGGCGCAGGCGCGACAGGATAGCGATCTGCCGGACCATTACACCGTGATGCTGCGCCGGCTGGATGGCTCCGAGTTTCCCGCCGAAGTGTTTGTGCGCTCTGTTTTGTACAAGGGTGCCGTGGCGGCCCAATACGTGCTGTCGGATATTACGGAACGCCAGCGTGGCGAGTCTGCGCTGCGCGAGAGCGAAGAGAAATACCGCACCCTGATCGACTCCCTGCCGCATTCGGTGGTGATCCTGCAGGATGGCAAAGTCGTTTTCGCCAACAACGCAACCGCGGCGGCGCTGGGCTTTCAAAGTTCACAGGACTTGATCGGTCTGGACCGGGATGCCTTTGTGGCGCCGCGGGAGCGGGAACGCCTTAACAGTTATACCACACGGCGTGTTGGCGGCGAGGGCGGGGCGCCCGATCACTACTCGGCAACTCTGCGCCGGCGCAATGAAGAAGAATTTCCCGCCGAGGTGTTTGTTCAGACCGTGGCGTACGGCGGAAAGCCGGCGTTGCAAACCGTGATTCTGGACGCGACGGAACGGCAACGGGCGGAGCATGCGCTGCGGGAGAGCGAAGAGCGATTCCGCAATCTGTCGGATACCGCGCCGGTATTGATCTGGATGGGCGGCGTCGGACGTCATACCTTCTACTTCAACAAATCCTGGCTGCGGTTTACGGGACGCTCCGTCAGTCAGGAATATGGCCACGGCTGGAAGCAGGACGTGCATCCGGACGATCTGCCCCGCTGCATGGCTGCCTATGAAAGCGCCTTCGAATCCCGCACCGCGTTCACCGTCGAATACCGCCTGCGCCACATGGATGGCACGGATCATTGGGTGCTGGACACCGGCGTGCCGCGTTTTACGATCGACGGCAATTTTGCGGGGTACGTCGGATCCTGCGTGGACATCACCACGCGCCGGGGAACGGAAGAGGCGCTGCGCGAAAGCGAGCGACGGTTCCGCGAATTGGCGGATCTGCTGCCGCACACCATTTTTGAATCGGATGATCACGGTGCGCTGACGTTTGCCAACCGCAAGGCCCTGGAGGTCTTCGGCTACAGCGTGCAGGACATTGAGCGTGGCCCGAATCTTCTGGACATGTTGATTCCCGCCGACCGCGAACGCGCGCGAGAGAACATGTCGCGGATCATGCGCGGCGAGACCCTGCAAGGCAGTCAATACATGGCCCGGCGCAAAGACGGCCAACCGTTCCCTGTGGTGATCGATTCCAACGTGCGCATCGAGGACGGCAGGCCCTGTGGTCTGCGTGGCATGGTGATCGACGTTACCGAACGCCAGCGAACGGAAAATGAACTTCGGCACCTTAACCGCGCGCTCAAAACCACCGGTGAGTGCAGCCAGGCAGTGGTCCATGCTACGGACGAGGCCGCATTGCTGCACGACATCTGCCAGATTATGGTCCAGAGCGGCGGCTACCGCATGGTCTGGGTGGGCAAGATCGACCAGAATGGCGACAAGACCGTTAAGCCGGCCGCGTTTGCGGGCAAAGAGCAAGGGTATCTGGAAAGCATCACCATTACGTGGGACGACAGCGTGGCGGGCAACGGGCCGACCGGCATGGCGATCAAGACCCTGAAGCCCTGGGTCAACCGGGACGTCGCCGGCACGGACTTCAATGCGTGGCAGGAAGAGGCCTTGAAACGCGGCTATCGCTCCTCGGTGGCGCTTCCGCTGGTCGGCGATGGGCGCTGTTTCGGTGTGCTGAGCATCTACTCGGCCCAGACCGACCATTTCGATCCTGCAGAGGTGAAACTGCTCAGCCAGCTCGCCGACGATCTGGCGTACGGCATCACCGCGCTGCGGGTGCGGCAGGAGCAGATGCGCACCGAAACCGCCTTGCGGGAAAGCGAAATCACGCTGCGCCGCACCTTCGATCAGTCGCCCATCGGCGCGGGCATTGTTTCTCTGGAGGGCCACTTCCTGCGCAGCAATGATACACTCTGCCAGATGCTCGGCTACACCCGCGAGGAGTTGGAAACGCTGACCTACGTCGAAATCACTCACCCGGATGACTCGCCGCGCGACATGCGTAACGTGGCGCTGCTGGCGACGGGTGACCTCGAACTGTACGAAACCGACAAGCGTTATATCCGTAAGAACGGCACGGTGATGTGGGGCCATCTCTCGCTCAGTGCCGTCAAGGATCCGGCGGGCAAGGCCGTCTATTACCTGCCGATGGTGCAGGACATCACCGAACGCAAGCGGGTAGAAACCGCCTTGCTCGAGAGCGAGGAACATTTCCGCACGCTCTATGATCAGGCGCCGGTGGGCTATCAGTCGCTGAATGAAGAGGGCTGCCTGATTGACGTCAACGAAACCTGGCTCAGCACTCTCGGCTATTCCCGCGAGGATGTTCTGGGACACTGGTTCGGGGACTTCCTTGCCCTGGCCGACAAGGATCTCTTTCGTCAGCGCTTTCCCATGTTCTGCAAGATCGGCGAAGTGCACGGCGTGGAATTCGACATGATCCGCAAAGACGGCTCGCGCATGACTGTCTCCTATGAAGGCCGCATCGCCCGGAACATAGACGGCGGCTTCAAACAGACCCATTGTATCTTCCATGACATCACACGGCGCAAGGACGCGGAGAATCTGCTGCGTGAGCAGGCGGCGGCGTTCGACGCGGCCATGGACGGCATGGCGATTCTCGACTCGCAAGGCCGCTATCTGTATTTGAACGGCGAGCACGCGCGGCTCTATGGCTATGACAGTCCCCAGGAACTGGTCGGCAAGAGCTGGATGGTGCTGTATGATGACGAGGAATTACGGCGGATGAAGACGGACGTGATCCCCGAGGTGTGGCGCAAGGGATGCTGGCACGGCGCGGCGGTTGGCAAACGGCGCGATGGCAGCCGGTACCGTCAGGAACTCTCCCTCTGCCGGACAGAGACCAATGGACTGGCTTGCGTGGTGCGCTACATCAGCGAGCGGGACGTCGCCGATCTTGAACCCTCCCCGCCTTCCGGCAAGCAGGAACGCGCCGTATCGCCCGAGGAGATCGAGTATCTCGCCGCCAAAGTCCTTCGGCAGCTCGAAGCTTTCGGCGGCTACCCCTGCAAAACGGAAGATCCTAACCTCCCGGCGGCCTCTCCAGAGGCACCGTCAGCGCAGGACGCCGCGCCGCCGACGAAAGAGTGAGCGCCGCAAGCGGGTGGGAAACCGGGCAACTCCTGTGCGAGTTGGTCATAATCCACCAATAGACCATAGAAAAGCCGCTCTGACGGATTCGAGCGGCAAAATCAAGGAACATTTGTCAGGCAAGCTCACCGCTTGCCTGACTTTTTTGTGCAAAATCATGTTTGCCTTCTACCGCTTCACCCTTGCTTTTCCCCCTGTCAAACTGTAGATTTCGAAGTCGTTAATTCAGCGAACGTTGGCCCACATTTTTTGATATAGTTAGAATAATTGGAGCCGCGTTGAATCGCCGAATTCACTGTTCCTCCATCCGTTTTGAGCCGTGGGTAACCTTGCGATTCGAGGAGCCATCCGCAGCCCTCTTTCCTTCCGTCCGAGTATGGAGTTGATGACTCATGAAGATGAAGCCGAAGACAATGCCAAACACTTTAGTCAGGAAACCGCGCAAAACAGCAAAGGAAGCCAACACAGACACTTCAGACTCGTTGCTCCGGAATGTTTTGGCAGATGCGCCCGTCGCCTTGTGGGCGGTGGACAAAGACGGGCTGTATACGGTTTTTGAGGGGCGGGCCCTGCAAGAGGTCGGGCTGAACCCGGAGGAGCGCATCGGGCAGTCGATTTTCGAGATTTTTGCAGACCGCCCCGATGTTCTGGACCCGGTGCGCCGCGCTTTGGCTGGAGATGAGTGCTCCGCCGTGCTTGAGAATCGCGGCGCTGTGAGTGAGACTCGCTTTTCCCCGCAGAGGGATACTGCGGGCAACATCATTGGGGTGGTGGCTGTTTCCACGCTGATTACCGAGCGGGTGCGGGCTGAAGCCGATTTGCGCCGCGTGAACCGCGCGCTCAGGCTGATCAGCGAATGCAATCAGGCCTTGGTGCGCGCAACGGATGAAAACACTCTGCTGCAGGACATTTGCTACCTGCTGGTGGAGCACGGCGGCTACCGCTTTGCCTGGGTGGGGTACGCCCAGCGTGACAGCGGGAAAACCGTCTGGCCCATCGCGCACGCCGGGGTGGAAGATGGCTACCTCGATACGGTGAATATTACCTGGTCCAACACACCGCATGGGCGGGGGCCAACCGGCACGGCGATCCGCACCGGCAAGCCTGTGGTCTCACGGTTCATCGCAACCGATCCGGTCACGGCACCCTGGCGCGAGAACGCGCTGAAACACGGTTACCAGTCCTCCTTTGTGCTGCCCCTTGCCGTCCATGGCGAGACCTTTGGCGCTCTCACCATCTTTTCGAGTCAGCCGGACGCCTTCGACGAGTCCGAACAGCGTCTCCTGTCCGAACTGGCGGGCGACCTTGCTTTCGGCATTATCGCGCTGCGTGACCGCGTGGCGCGCGAGCGCGGAGACGAACTGATCCGGGCCGCTAATGAGCGGCTCGAGCAGGATGTGCAGGAACGCACCGCCGCGCTGGAAGAACTGAATACCGAACTCGAAGCCGAAGTTCGCGAGCGGATCCGCACCGAGGATGCGCTCCGCGAATCCGAGCTGAAATACCGCATCGTCGCCGACAACACCTACGACTGGGAATTCTGGCTGGACGCCGAAGGCCAGTGCATCTACGTCTCGCCGTCATGCGAACGCATCAGC
This window encodes:
- a CDS encoding T9SS type A sorting domain-containing protein; the protein is MKTVVRNVVILALCILALTTLAAAADQAGSHMITRQHNGAAESWIQTVDPAVPWTLNATAYPGHAGGRRALDETGQMLWETSHPTGLMDNVALSDDGSVVAIGVTLNEFQLQVYDGVSGSMVYSKAGVDGAGSVAVSGAGDVIAYANGHSLYLMSATDSVPIWTADMGTQALAVVGMSRQGDHIVACEAQTTQNQDSVRVWAFERASSTPLWTHAFPIAAVGGWYGVRFSSDGSRVVVTGNARIWVYDPTSGALVWTVEANNTQYPAEISGNGRVITTGSNGGTFRVFGWDTGANTYVMLFRYAFTGGSSNWATASAVSGDGSTVACGSLQFIGAGYAGYVAVFDTYGGGIPIYLSPTMYDLVADVAISDDGLTIAASSWGDFANPANPNILVMDKYNPTPFFSYAHPGSPNAIAINPTGTRVVAGGKAVHNRQFGNGGHAYLFSADLEGGTVTGTVTVNHSPVSAGVIVEAVGQHRMALTNDAGEYYIYNVPAGTHTISAHKLGFTSATVSDVVVTDGGTVADINFTLDTVGVAPANLSASQAQLTSVHLAWNPMTLRGHQQRDFDHRLAVGDEPLDPTRGPVASAKSGPKNATKSGWQNARHSALDDALDEPDSIRVWRGTTQGGPYVPVATIDGASVAYDDSFHVFPTINYYYVTTAIYPTGESVYSNEAQGRLDASYLVYNPTVPPLTTAVTFDGVLSPNEWADAIRIDASDVFGYDGPNPPHSVYLYMKYDDTTDKLLIACEDHNQATLDDGEGFGIYVDDDNNNAWSYNNVGSEGNYWAYYYSSGATLRYRSLSGGPYGSNYYVFPNPQIGFSAAAGYVTGEVAIPMGFHQPYEIALYGPNRTAGIGFFITNRQGGGTLFDGWWPQNMPTVVSNPDYFGNCSIQATLFVPPVPPSAISVAASGPNLRISWTDPTTGIDSLPLHQQLDGVNIYRNGEFLDVVAPGTQTYLDADVVFGAWYEYSLAGFIPEADSSFVGPHSLPVGGFAGTEPPAIQNLVQDDGVFDTWTYVTYPDDGNRMGEKFGMPATHSKVYTIELYFNNTHPIGVGINSNDASIPGDALAGPYTITPPVANQFFTFHIPGLDQPTVQSLDSFWVTLNWQPDSPLDPYMGVDNTQPIQGQSYYYTNTSNWMPIAWGNCMIRAGVGDALINGTKGDGTPAVAHQFRLMTNYPNPFNPETMIPFELAESGQASLTIYNVMGQKVATLISGVQQAGYHVVQWKGHDDLGSSVASGVYLMRLEAGNHVATQKIMLLR
- a CDS encoding flavin reductase family protein; protein product: MKTSLPPFVHSFPAPAVLVGCGTVDRPNLITISWFGTVCSEPPMISISIRQSRHSYRLVHESREFTVNIPRASDLKAVHYCGAVSGRSLNKFDELGLTAVPCPPLENAPMIAEFFLVLACQVKHEIHLGSHHMFIADVVGIHGERQAGDLPHRPQLRPLEQIAYLDGKYWGLKAIEQSPLKKG
- a CDS encoding PAS domain S-box protein — its product is MIILWLGVSVTLLFFVAAGVSVWKANFSMIHAEASASALHDQLRSLSSDHERRSNLLMDAVEQRDTVSWADTPPDMAIGVIGALTLMDASTALTSARSYVAPLRLAAVQLLHMQDTAVRLLGSGNYAAARTLMESAAYVAECRTLHENVRAIMRIANAQTDRANRIFTAHLMWISVVASIFFLALTTAWLAVMRLMSSHLDVRKKTEADLRESEEKYRTLIDALPQAVLIAKDGIFVFCNPRAAVILGATGAGSLIGLPAETIVREEDREGLLANVAAQARQDSDLPDHYTVMLRRLDGSEFPAEVFVRSVLYKGAVAAQYVLSDITERQRGESALRESEEKYRTLIDSLPHSVVILQDGKVVFANNATAAALGFQSSQDLIGLDRDAFVAPRERERLNSYTTRRVGGEGGAPDHYSATLRRRNEEEFPAEVFVQTVAYGGKPALQTVILDATERQRAEHALRESEERFRNLSDTAPVLIWMGGVGRHTFYFNKSWLRFTGRSVSQEYGHGWKQDVHPDDLPRCMAAYESAFESRTAFTVEYRLRHMDGTDHWVLDTGVPRFTIDGNFAGYVGSCVDITTRRGTEEALRESERRFRELADLLPHTIFESDDHGALTFANRKALEVFGYSVQDIERGPNLLDMLIPADRERARENMSRIMRGETLQGSQYMARRKDGQPFPVVIDSNVRIEDGRPCGLRGMVIDVTERQRTENELRHLNRALKTTGECSQAVVHATDEAALLHDICQIMVQSGGYRMVWVGKIDQNGDKTVKPAAFAGKEQGYLESITITWDDSVAGNGPTGMAIKTLKPWVNRDVAGTDFNAWQEEALKRGYRSSVALPLVGDGRCFGVLSIYSAQTDHFDPAEVKLLSQLADDLAYGITALRVRQEQMRTETALRESEITLRRTFDQSPIGAGIVSLEGHFLRSNDTLCQMLGYTREELETLTYVEITHPDDSPRDMRNVALLATGDLELYETDKRYIRKNGTVMWGHLSLSAVKDPAGKAVYYLPMVQDITERKRVETALLESEEHFRTLYDQAPVGYQSLNEEGCLIDVNETWLSTLGYSREDVLGHWFGDFLALADKDLFRQRFPMFCKIGEVHGVEFDMIRKDGSRMTVSYEGRIARNIDGGFKQTHCIFHDITRRKDAENLLREQAAAFDAAMDGMAILDSQGRYLYLNGEHARLYGYDSPQELVGKSWMVLYDDEELRRMKTDVIPEVWRKGCWHGAAVGKRRDGSRYRQELSLCRTETNGLACVVRYISERDVADLEPSPPSGKQERAVSPEEIEYLAAKVLRQLEAFGGYPCKTEDPNLPAASPEAPSAQDAAPPTKE